One Chloroflexota bacterium genomic window, GCGCACCGACGATCGGTCATCCCGAGCCGAAGGCGAGGGATCTCCGCGCGACTCATGCATACCGCTTCGACCGGTCCTTCGTCGTCGCCGCCCTCCTCACGATGACGTCGCCGGATACTTCGGCCGCGGGTAGAGCGGCTGTACCCCGTTCCGCGCGCACTCCTGCTCGAACTCATCATAGATGGCCGGGTCCTCTTCAGCGGGCTCGATCTGGTCAGGGAATCCCCCGCTTGGGCGACCAGCATAAAAGCCGCCAAATCGGAAGGCAAGGTACCGAACGCGGGAGGGACCGGGATTGAAGTGCTGGTGGTATTCCCATTCCTTCGGCGAGAGCACGCTGCCGTCCCTCCACGGCACCTTCGTGCGCGGCTCGCCCTCGAACCAGAGCAACGAGTACCCCTCGCCGTCCAGGATCACCACGTGTGCGCCAACGCCGTGGCGGTGGCCCTTGAGGTAAGTGCCGACAGGCCATTCGCTGATGTGCGACATGAGCTTCGAATTGTTGCCCAGGTGGATGTGCATGTTCGAGCTGCCCTCGCCGCGCTCGGGCTTCTCATCGAGCTTGAAGGTCCGGACGTCGGCGATGTAGTTCGTCTTCCACTCGATTCGCGGCGCGATCCGGTGTCCGGGCGCGGTGAAGAAGTCGTCCTCCACGGCGTATCGGTCGGTGAAAACGTAGGGGTTGTTGAAGACGAAATCGACGCTGTTGAGCATCCCGCCCGCGAGATTGATCATCGTCGGCGCGTGCGTCACCATGAACAGGCGCGCAGGCATCTGACCGTCCAGGTTGAAGTGCTGGTAATAGCAGTTGAGGGGCGGTGCGAACACCGACCCGCGCTGCCACTCGACCGTCTGCTTCTTGTCGGAGTTCCCCTGCCAGAGCGTCGTGGCCCCCTGCCCGTCGAGGACGTAGATGAGCGCCTCAAAGAGGTGATGCTGCACGGCCGTCTGGCCGCTGGGCGCGATCTCGACCACCCACCCATCGTCGTGCTCCTGCTCGGCTAGGTTCACGAAGGCGCCCTTCTGCCCCAGCCGAGGCCACGACGCGACGGCGACCGTGTGAAGGTCCTCGACATACGAGCCTCGGTAGATCGGAATGCCTTCCGCCTCCTGCCATCGCGCATACGGAGAGACGGTGTCCTGACGACGTCCATCCATTGTCAGTACGTGCACGGGTAAACCTCCAATGACGGGCTGGGTGGCGGCTACCTGGCCGCGCCAGTGGCGACGGTGCTGTTCTCAAGATCCCAGCATCCGGCGGCCATGCCCATGATGCCGCGGAAGAAGGGCTCGTAGACAAGCTCGGTGGGCGGCACGTCGCCGAGGGCGCCCATCAGGACGATCCACTGCCGCATCTCGATGTTCCCACTGTCCAGCAGATCCTTTGACGTGAGCTTGCGCAGCTCGGACCCCCGTCCTTCGGCCATGTGGCCGACGGCCATCCGGTCGAAGTCGACGTGAATCCAGCCGAGGGTCGCCTGACCATCGTAGTGCGGCCACGGAAAGCCGGCCGTGTAGTGGGACAGACCACCCGAGGCGAACAGCGCGACGCGCTTTGTGTCCGGCTGCCGCTCGATCACCCGGCGGAGCCCCGCGCCGAACTGGTAGCACCGCGCGGGCGTGGGCGCCGGGACGTGAATGGCGTTGACGAAGATCGGGACGATGGGGATTTGCGCGGTGGGATCCAGCATGCGGAGGATCTGCACGTGCGCGTGCGAGCGAAGACGATCGTCCGCGAGGCGCAGGGACGACGCCAGGTCGAAGCCATCCTCGACCATGCCCTCGTGGATCGCGCGGCTCAGGGCCGCGTCACAACGATAGCGCGTCTCGGTCGGCGGGCCGGCGTGCCCGCCGGTGACCTGTGCCGTTCGCTCGTCACGGCCCTCCGCGAGCACGTCGTCGCCGGTGTAAATCGCGAACTGCGGCAGGTTCTCCTCGCGAAAGTTCTCGTCCTGATCGTCTCCGATCAG contains:
- a CDS encoding ethanolamine ammonia lyase-activating protein produces the protein MHVLTMDGRRQDTVSPYARWQEAEGIPIYRGSYVEDLHTVAVASWPRLGQKGAFVNLAEQEHDDGWVVEIAPSGQTAVQHHLFEALIYVLDGQGATTLWQGNSDKKQTVEWQRGSVFAPPLNCYYQHFNLDGQMPARLFMVTHAPTMINLAGGMLNSVDFVFNNPYVFTDRYAVEDDFFTAPGHRIAPRIEWKTNYIADVRTFKLDEKPERGEGSSNMHIHLGNNSKLMSHISEWPVGTYLKGHRHGVGAHVVILDGEGYSLLWFEGEPRTKVPWRDGSVLSPKEWEYHQHFNPGPSRVRYLAFRFGGFYAGRPSGGFPDQIEPAEEDPAIYDEFEQECARNGVQPLYPRPKYPATSS
- a CDS encoding extradiol ring-cleavage dioxygenase, translating into MGRIVAGLASSHAFALLEPDDWDARRQVTRSHYKRRYGVEPPERPEIAGETLEGNRQRFQRYAAALSHLRDQLHRQRPDVLVLIGDDQDENFREENLPQFAIYTGDDVLAEGRDERTAQVTGGHAGPPTETRYRCDAALSRAIHEGMVEDGFDLASSLRLADDRLRSHAHVQILRMLDPTAQIPIVPIFVNAIHVPAPTPARCYQFGAGLRRVIERQPDTKRVALFASGGLSHYTAGFPWPHYDGQATLGWIHVDFDRMAVGHMAEGRGSELRKLTSKDLLDSGNIEMRQWIVLMGALGDVPPTELVYEPFFRGIMGMAAGCWDLENSTVATGAAR